Genomic DNA from Solanum pennellii chromosome 3, SPENNV200:
TCAGTTGTTCCAAGGATTGGCTTCAATATGAATCTTGGGAACCCCCATATGGAACTCCAGACGCTACAGTTAAAGTGGAGTATTAGATTTATTAGTAAAGATTTATTGGTGTAGttgcttctttattttcttttgattaccCCTTTATAGCAAACAGTTTTGTGCACACAAAGGCGTATAGatcaatgaaattcatattctttcaccAACTTTATACATAGGAAAATTCACTCTTTACATCTCTTGCGTTGCTTTTTTAGAAAAGTAGGAAAATACATAAAAGCTAGtgattgaaggaaaaaaaaaaacaatctgtTTTGAttgtaaaaaatgaataaatatctATTTATTTGATAGTGAAATcagaatatgaatatgatgttaAGCTCTCTCAGGGGACTCTCTAACTTGACATATACTTTGCATGGAAAAGGTGTCTTCTTATTAGCTTCACAATGTCCAAATCAAGTTTTCCAGCTTGCTCATCTTCATTTGTCTCCAGAAATCCATTTACCCTTGCAGAGTCTCATAGAGAAGTGCAAATCCATGGACCAACTTAGACAGATTCAGTCGGTAATAATCCAAAAAGGCCTTATTTCTGATCCTAAACTCTGCTCCAATATGATAACCTTTTGTTCTAACAATGAATCAGGTGATATGAAATATGCTCGTTCTGTGTTTGACATAATGCCTGAACGAGGAGTGTTCATTTGGAATACAATGATCAAGGGCTATTCAAGAGAAAATAGTCCCCGAGATGGAGTGTCAATTTACAGAGAGATGTTAAATAACAATGTGAAACCAGATAATTATACGTTTCCTTTCTTGCTCAAGGGTTTTACTCGTGAAGTATCGTTGAAATTAGGGAAACGTGTGCATGCTCATATATGTAAATTCGGGTTTGAGTTAAATGAGTTTGTTCATCATGCTTTGATTCATGTGTACTGTTTGTGTGGGCAAGTTGATATGGCTCGTGGGGTATTTGATTTGAGTGCTAAAAGTGATATACTTATTTGGAATTCTATGATTTCGGGGTACAACAGGTCCAAGCAATTCGGAGAGTCAAGGAAACTCTTCTATGCAATGGAGGAGAAGCAATTGCAGCCTACTTCAGTAACTCTCATCTCAGTGATATCAGCTCTTTCGCAGCTTAAGGATTTAGATACTGGCAACCGAGTTCATCAATATGTTAAGGACTATAAGGTACAGTCTAGTTTAGTGTTGGACAATGCTATAGTTGACCTGTATGCGAGTTCTGGAAAGATGGATGTTGCACTTGGCCTATTTCAGAGCATGAAGCATAAAGATGTTATATCATGGACCATAATTGTCAAAGGTTTCGTGAACATTGGACAAGTTGATGTGGCTCGGATATATTTTAATCAGATGCCAAAGAGGGATAATATTTCTTGGACAGCGATGATGGATGGATATGTCAAAGAAAACCGATTTAAAGATGTGTTGATGCTCTTCCGTGAAATGCAAGCAGCAAAGATACAACCAGATGAGTTCACTATGGTTAGCATCCTTACCACCTGTGCACATCTTGGGGCTCTTGAACTTGGAGAGTGGATCAAGACTTACATTGACAAGCACAAAATTAATATAGACATACACCTCGGTAATGCTGTCATAGACATGTACTTTAAGTGTGGGAATGTGGAGAAGGCATTGGTGATGTTTACTCAAATGCCTTGTAGGGACAAATTCACGTGGACGGCCATGATTATCGGTCTTGCATCTAATGGGCATGAGAGAGAAGCTCTAGATATGTTCTTTGAGATGCTGAGAGCTTCAGAAACACCGGATGACGTGACTTACATTGGTGTTCTTAGTGCTTGTACTCATATGGGTCTGgtagaagaaggaaaaagcTTCTTCGCTAACATGGCCTCTCAGCATGGCATTCAACCTAATGTTATACATTATGGCTGTCTGGTTGATCTTCTTGGTCGAGCAGGGCGTTTGGAGGGAGCTTATGAAGTTATAATGAGAATGCCAGTGAAACCAAATTCAATTGTTTGGGGAGCTCTTCTTGGTGCTTGCAGAATTCACAAGGATGTTCAAATGGCTGAAATTGCAGCTCAACAACTTCTTCAGCTAGAGCCTGGAAACGGGGCTGTCTATGTTCTCTTGTGTAATATATATGCAGCTTGCAAAAAATGGGATAACTTGCGCGAAACAAGAAGAATAATGACAGATCGCGGGATCAAGAAGACACCAGGTTGTAGTCTGATAGAGATGCATGGAATTGTTCATGAATTCGTTGCAGGGGATCAGTCTCATCCTCAATCTAAAAGCATATATTCGAAGTTGGCTGAGTTGATTGGAGAACTAAAATTTTCTGGTTATGTTCCAGATACTTCAGAGATTTCTCTTGACATAggagaagaggagaaagagaACTCCATTAATCGACACAGTGAGAAGTTGGCAATTGCATTTGCTCTAATCAATTCTGAACCTGGATTTACTATTAGGATAGTGAAAAACCTTAGAATATGTACAGATTGCCACCATGTAGCAAAGTTAATATCAAAACGTTACAATCGAAAACTAATTATTAGAGACAGGACCAGATTCCACCATTTTGTACAAGGTTCATGCTCTTGTAAAGATTATTGGTGATCctctataatttttgttttacatttttcataattGATTATTCTTCCCAAGAAAATGCCTTGTCCTCAAATTTCGAGTCAGTTATATTTCCCTTCATTGTATTTGTCCCTCCAAAAAAAGGCATCAGCCAGCCATTGTGTCATGGCTGCATACAGGCAGCCTTGTCACTGTGGCAAGCTCATCCCTCTTCGTTGGCACCACCCTTCTCCAGGCGATACCCATATTTATAGTCCTTTCTGGTTGCAGATGGTTCTTTTTCTTGTATAGCAGAGAGTGCCATTCGCTTCACCCTGGGAGAGGTAATGCATCTGTCATATGCTCTTTGGTCTATCAagtttcttataatttttatggtTGCTAAGAAGCTATTATTCTTTGAGTCAGACTAAGGAAGAACTATTGAGAGAACTAGGACTTCAGGGGAAGAAAGGAAGTTCCCTTGAATTTCTCAGAAGAGGCTACAAGGTCACCTCCTTAGTTTACTACTTTAATAGTCTGTTTTATATCTGTGATTAGCCCCATTATTCAAATGACATATTATTTGAAGAAATATGAAATAGGTCAGTCAACTTCTCCTATTGAATCATTTCTCATTAGACTAATACCTTGTTCCCTTACTGCAGACAGCAACTTGGTTCGAAGAAGATTTGATTTAGAAGCATCTTCTGCATGGCGTAGTTAAGCAGTAGAACTGAGCTACAAGAAAAAGTTGGTTACAGAAAGAAGAGAACGGCGGTGGAAGCTTACAGATACATACCCCCGTGGTGGAGAAATTAGGTACGGAATAATTACCCAACTCGTTGAATCAACAACGTTCTTTAATATAATGCTTCCCCAGCCTTTAAAGAGAAAAAGTTCCAGTCATCAGATATCCACAAAATAGTTTCAGATCCAGTCAAGTAACACATATCAAAGcagttagaaaaagaaaatatagaagtaaaGAAGACATAGCAATTGCCTTTTCCATAGGGAATACGTTCCCTTTGgacaagaaaataatataatttagttGTATTAACTGTTCCTTTACAAAATTGAGACACTTTGAATACACAAAACTAAATCTCTTACAGCAATCCCAAAACAATTctctaatatttaaaattcaaacacTCATAACAAAAAATGTCATCTTGACTTGGTCTGGATTATGGACACTAAAGCCAGTCTCAAAACCTCTAGAACTTGAGCTCTAATGCCTGTGAACTCCAAATAGGATTAGCAGCAAAAATGTGAAGAGACTAATATGGTCTCTCCGGAGATTTGTGCAGCATTGGAGTAAACTCAGTTTCTCCATCATCGTTCTCATTAAATCCGTCCTCTTCCATTTCCTCAATTTGACGAAGTTCTGCAATTTTCCTTTTTGTATGCCGGCGCCATGCAGCTTGTATGAAGCTGGCAGCCCAGGTTCTCCATTGCTGCGAGTAAAACCTAAAAGTGTGCTGTACCTGTCGACTCTGCAACCGCCTGAACTGTGATGTAATGTACTTCACTTCTTCTGCCTCTAAGGCAAATGCCTCTACTTCTGTCAAAGCCTTGACTGTCCTAGTTGATGGCGGCAAGTTAGACCCGGATTTCGGATCCAATGCCCATGTTAGCAGCTCCTCACCACAGAAGTCATTTTCTTTCAAGATACCTCTGTTGAAGAATCCACTTCTCCCACCATCAGTTGTTACACTTTCTAGGCGACCACGgattataaacatcatttcacCAACTGGATCTCCTTCTCTAACTATATATGTTCTTTCGGTGCATAAACTTGGTTTCAATCTCTCACATATGGCGTCAAGCATTCTCTCATCCATGTTCTCAAACAAGGGCACCTGCAAAATGTATCATTCACAATATTTTTACATCAAATTTCACATCAAGGTTTCGAACATATAAAAAAGTACTTCACATCATGCCCAACAATGTGAACTTGAGCTATCAACAAGATAAGAGTACTTACCCTTCTAACCAAATTCAGACAGAGATGCCGCTTAATATCCCTCCTAAGATCTTTGGGCAGATTTTGCACCAAACTCTCTTCATCTACTCCTCTAGTTTCCAACCATTTGTACTGATCGTAACGTCGAACTCTCTCCCTTAGCTCAGGAGGAAGTACTCTGTGATGCATCCACTGCTCTGAGTCACGCCTTTTGACCCTCATCTCCTCAAGTCGTACTGTTAGAGACTGAAGATAGGTCTGTAGGGTACACAAAGCCAAAGTATAAGCACAATTATAATATATGAACTTAAATACTTCTCTAACCTAACAAGCACTACCTGTACTCGTTAAAGAATTTACATGTTCCTGGAGCTTACTATATACAAGCATTTCCTTAATCAAGCAATCAATAGGTTGTTATAAATCATTTCTTCCATTTGTTTAGGAAGTAACACGCTCAATTATGAGAGCCCTccatttttattgtttgaaCCAGTctgaattagaaaaaatatggGAGGGAAAATACCAAATTTTATCTACTCTGACTAAACAATACTATTAGaaggataaatgataaaaaggaGGTATGAGACCTGTTCAAAATATTACTAGCTTTgaccttcaaaaaaaaaaaattaaaagaataaaagaagTATCACAATGAAAACTTATATACTATTCTGCATCATCTTCTACAGAATCTGGCAACATTAACCTTGAGAAAAAAGTTGCCTGCCAAAAAAGAAAACGTAAAGAGGGCGTCTTTAATCTACTCACCTGCATGTTTCCAATGAGAAGAGCAAATAGTAAGAGTCCAGAAATGGCCAATATTATTGAAAAGAGATTTTCCTTCGTATAGGTACTGGTCTCAAGCCCCTGACCAAGTGTGCtgtaaataatgaaatttaaacAAGTTAAAGGTCACAAAGGCATTATCCAAAGGGTGATTTTCTGACTCTCGTGAACGCCCCCATCAGAACAGGGAAAATCACGATTCCAAGAGCATCAATAAAACCCTGTTCTAGGACAAATCAAAAGCTACCTCAATAAAGGAAAGCAACAGAACATCATTTCGTCGTGAATTATAGACAGCGCACTTCCACATAAACCTCTTGCTTTCTAACCATACTATTGCCACTCAATGGAGTAGTAAACTAAGAAAACAAACTTTGATGACACCTCGATAGCTTTCAAATTTTTACCTTTTGTTGAACTAAAAGTAGACGGTTAGTTTCAATGTGGAGTAACATAATTTTCACACAGAAATCGGGAAGATCTTTGAGGCAGACAAATATTATTAACTAAAGACAGAGTGTAAAAAAGGAGGGAAAATGGAACAATATAATTAGGTGCATCATATAGCTGAAGTTTTACCTCAAATTCTGCAAGCCCCACCACAAACAGAAACAATATTTGATCACGAAATCTTCAGTGTCAAGAACATTAGTTGTTACAGCTCTTGCATATATTCCATATGAAAATTTCTCCTCCTCAGCACATTTTTCATCAAGAACACTCTTGCCAATGTTTTGCCATTCTGTCAAATTGAAGTTTCCTTCTCGTGAACAATACAGATAAGATAATTTATCTTTGCACTGGTCATTTTCGgtacatgcttcattccaacaTGTATCTTTGCGTTCGACAGCTAACAGGTACCAGATGGCCCCAAATATCTACATATCACAAACAACAAACTTTAAGCATTTCTGGGTTCTGGCCTTCTGATCATGTTTGAGACTCGTTGATTATTTAACCGGAGTTACCTTAGCTTCTCTTATTACCATAAATAATCAAATACCAATAACTGATGAAATTCTAGTTAACAGCTCAGATTATAAAACAAAGATGCTGAAaggaaaaggaaataaaaggaTCCAATCTACCCATTGAAGTGGGGGAATAGGTAAGAGTGATGTACTACTCATGGTCATTGAGGAGATGAAAAGATTGCCTTGCAGTGGCCCAAATGATGTCCTATAACAAATACTATCTGTACGTGACAGAAAGCTATTTAAACTATGAAATCTAGAAAAGGGAAGGGTATATTGTGAATGATCATTTTTTAAGATACCATATACAATTGTCGCAGAATTTTCATATTCTAGGCAAGGGACCATAAAAGAGCAGAGTGGAAAATCAACTACCACTAAATGGTCTTTTAATAAGAATTTTGACAAAAATCTAAGCTTCACTAAATACTAATGGGCTCCTTTAGAATATGTTAGCAGGATGTTTCATCTTGCTACTATAACGTTCTTACCGTATGTAATGACTGGTCATTTTATGTCAAAACCTTATCGGACAAATATGAAGAGAAATTTGCGAAAGCACAAAAGAGTACTATTAAATGCATTAATGAACAAACTTGAAAAGTTACTTACATGACTAGCTAGAACAAACCACAACAGATAATATGCAGCACCAGCCCAAGCAGTTTCTGCAAACACCCCTGCAGTCTTTTTCAAATCCGAACTTAATGGAATAAACCGCAAAAATCTAGGAATATATTGAATGAGGATGATGTACGATAATAATGTCTTTGTAATCAATACATCTGAACCTCTTGATCCACCAAGATATCTCCATATCACAATCTGAAGAAGAAAATGGACTAGAAggcataaatcaaacaaataccACTTTTGTAGAAAGAAACAATCGTAAAATTATTGTTGAAGCTTTCATTAAGAGATCAagatgtttcttttttcttaattttaattagataaaaaataacaatgGAAAATGGTCTTATGTGATTTTAGAAAGAGGGCATTAGCATTCAGACGAAGAAACAAAAGGTGCACGGAGAAGAATAGATATTATCTGTCTACTGTGACTGCCAGTACTTATATGCATGTCCCCCTCTAAACTTTCTATTTGTGTGTGTCTCTATTGCTGGAATAAAAGGTGCATAGAGAAAAATAGGTATTATGTATATACTGTTGTAACAATTGCTAAAATAGATTATATGCATATTTTCCTCACTATCTGCATGTGTGTGTAAGCCTGTCACTGTCACAGTGTGTCTGAGAGAGAGTGTGTGTTCCGAAGATATGTATATAGCAAAGCGTGGTGCACTGTGGGGTCCGGGGAAGGGCCGTACCACAAGGGTCTATTATACGCAACTTTATCCTGCATTTTCGCAAGAGGTTGTTTCCACAGCTCGAACCCGTGACCTTTTGGTCACATGGTAGCAATTTTACTAGTAATGCCAAGgctctccttaaagagagctcCAAAGAGAAAACTGTTTACCCAAATGGTTGCTGAATGTTGAATAAGCACATGAGTTGTTACATAGTCAGAGGTATAGTAGGAACCTGCGGTGCAGGAAGAATGGAAAAGAAATCCACTACAAAGTAACGGCTGAGGTATCTGGTTGCTATTTGCTTGGGATCTATTACAAGTTCACCTCGCCCAAAAACACGGGAAGATGGAGCAATAAAAGCTGTTCGAAATTGGAGAACCATGCGGATAAGGTAAAAGAGATCAACTGCTGTCCGCATCCAACTTACTATCGTTGCTAAACTTTCATCTATGTGGAGACACTTCCCTTCATCCTTAAAAACAGGAAGGTAGAGAAATAGAGGATCAATAGATACTGCCAAAATACATGATATGACCAATAACCTATTCCAGAACAGGAGAGACTTGTCTTGAGGATCAAATATCCTTTTATCTGAAACTCTCAAATCTTCTGGAAAAACTGCTCGGGTAACGCCAGATTTCAGTGTTCTACCAAATGTCACTAGTCCCTCAGATCCTCTTTTTACACCCAGTTTTATTGACTTGGATGGGTTGGTTGCATGACCCTCTATATTAAATCCATACTTTGTCCTTCCAGCCATATCAGACTTAAACGATATGTCAGAGTTAGCGTCCTCTAACCTGCAAGAAACAAGGAAATCTTATTCTGACTTACAATAGACAACTAGTTCATTTCAGGAATTTAATCAGGGGTGTAGAGGCTGTCTCAAAACCATATGACTATAAAACAATTGAAGTGATAATACTACATCCAGTAATTACTTTAACATTCTTCAAAGTATCAGTGTGCAATATGTGTTTTAAAGACAAGAAAACACATATAGAATACACTAGCTGCCTAATGCAGCAATTTACAGCACTGAAAGTGAAAAGTCGAAGCAACTTGGGTTAAAAACCCTCATCTACATTATTGGACTGAACAGAGATGAAATATGTGAATGTTACAGAGATTTTGAAAGCATACCTTACAAACTTTTCTTTTTGTCCTCCAATAATCTGCGACTTGTAATTACCAAACATTGTATAAAATCTCTTGCATAGAGAGTGAAGGAGTTCATCAAAACATCAGGCATATGGCCACATCAAATACGTACGTTTTGACTGCACTTTAATTTGATACAAAACAAGGTGTCAGTAGATTCAGGTGGAGGATCCAGAATTTTCATTAAGGAGGTTCAACTACGAAAGAAATAAATGTACGACGAAACCAAGAGAATTTATCTAATGTAGATACTCTTTATCAATAGTGTAGTTTTCCGTCAAATAGGGTGTGACTGAAACCCTTGCCTCTACCTGACTCCGTCCCTTAGTAGAATACTGTTAACAACAAGTAAATAACCATCCATAACATTGACCAATTCCAATAGTTCCAACACAAATTCTTACGATCTTTCTTTCATCCTCTCTGTCTATAGCCTATGTCAATTGGTTTCATGCGGATGAATTGCATTTCGtcaataaaaaacaaaacaaaaaataaaatgaaacacaACACCTATAAATTTCAGAATTTCGTTTTTTTTCCTTTCGAAAATCCACTATTTTCCATTTCCtcaacaaccaaaaaaaaaaatgtgaacaGGAAGAAACAGATATATAGCTATAGCTAGATGATTAATGACAATGAGAAAAAAAGGTCTCAAAATTCGTTATGCATGCATGCATAcgtaacaagaaaaaataaacaatttaataaattagtaCAATTTCTTATAATTATATCTTCTTTTAAACAATTGTACGACTAAAAAATTTGTGTTTGTGTATGAAAAgtagaaaaacaaaattatttaaatttccccCTCTCAAATAGAAACAAGATCATCATCACCAAATTGAagccaaaaaatttaaaaaaaattggagggAGAAGGGTAAAATAATGGAACTTACTTGAACGTTGACgattttaatttacaaaatgaataaaaaaaaatgcaggAGAatatttagaaaagaagtagtttttttttttttttggaggttggaagaaaagtgaaaagaagaaagagaggaagggaataaaaaagggaagaaaagtaaaggaatTTTTGTTATAACGAATTATTTTAAACAACGTTCCGCTTTCTTCTTGAAATTAAGGCCGGAAAATTTTTGGACTCGACTCCTCTCCATTACATTTTTCCTCCATTTCAACGAAatctaaaaggaaaaaaaaaactttattaattaataaatatgaaagaaaaaaaataatttgaaacatTACACATGGTCAAACCCCAATTGACACATTTGATGCCACTCATGTTCTGTGTCTTAGATTTTTCTTATGAGAGGCTAAAACATTTAtcacaattaaattttttttttatcttctagAGTAAAGAATTTAAATCTACCATAATTATTGGAGTTTTGAAAATAAGATTTAGAGGGTGGTTGGATTAACTTAAAAATTGgtcaaatctattttttttagtcaattttttattttgaaagtgtttaataaatataaaaataatttcataagtcaaaaaaatgacttaaaataagttagaaaatgGTTGATAAGATGAaaacaacttaaaataagttaaaaaatcaaaagtaagCCTGCCctactgattatttttttttacttaatagttatttaagtttgaatttttattataatttacgTAAATTTCATAGTATTAAATGCTAGTTATATTATTTCCCTACTATTTTCCAAATAACAAGTATTCCTTAAAATTTATGGATTCCAGATACTAGAATTTCGGATGCATCAGCAGACATCCAGATACATAGAAGAGGGATATGTCCGATAGGGAAGGGATGTATCAGAGAGGGGATAGATCATCCGGATACATAAGGAAGGGATGTATCAGAGAGGGGATAGATCATCCGGATACATAAGGAAGGGATGTATCAGAGAGGGGATGGATGTATCAAAGAGAGAAGGTATAAATCCGAGAGGAAGATATGGATGTATCAGCGAAAAGAGAGTGATAGATCCGAGAGGAAGATATAGATGTATGACATaaatatttaagtattttttccttttatttttgacttaaaatctacttttttaagtcaattcaaaGGAAAACAATACGACgattttaaagaataaaatttgtgaGATACAAGTATCGCCAAGCCTGGACAGCAGTGCAATACTGCAATATAGGACGATGCGCAAGAGTTAATGTGGCAAGTTATCTTAACTAATTTGGATAGCGTGTTATAGGCCGcgatttcaataatttttttcataaatcttcAGCGTTATCTCTGAATATCtctgattaaaaatgaaaaaatatatataactatcTTACTGCAATCCACGTTGATAAGAATGAGATCTAATTTGTTAACATGACATAATATGATATATGtaatctttataaaataacaGTTCCGTAACACAATTTTCAAAGTATTTATTTAAGAGTATATGTAAAACTAATACTACTAAAAGATAGCTATATGACTTAACAGAAAACCAAATATTTAATCGACATTTAGTGCGTCGCATTGAATATTATAAATTCTGAGTATATATAAGTAGTTGATAATTAGCTAGTACAACTATCAACTGGCGTAATTAAATCACATTTATAGAGTAGTCATATAAATACACATTTCATATACTATATGATACCATGCACACTGTACACTACGTGTATATGTATGAAATTTACGTTTTATGCATGACTAAGTCCTAAGCATATCTATATTTTACATCATTAGATATTTATtgcaacaataataataaattcagTATAATTTTATATGCGAAATATATTGTATGTATATAAATCTCACCCTTTTATCGTGATTATAATAAATATGCAAAATTGTTTTTGATAGAATATAATCTTAAAACTTAAGAAGAGGTAAAAAGGGAAGAAATTGTAGTAACATGATGAGTTAATTATAAGTAAGTGGGTAGAACGTGGTTATCATTATTAATTGTAGATTAGTGCTAAATGGTTGATCAGTTGTTAAGCTAGAAAGGGTTGTAATTTGATGATTATATGCGATGATAAAATTAAAGTTCTAAAGCTAACGCGTGGCTAGATTCCTGCTGTCATTagtataattttgttgtttaattaattaattaattaattaatcccAGCGCCGTTTGGTCTTTACTCTTTAAGCCGAAAGTTTTAAAAATGCTAATATCTTTAGTCTTTAGGGACCATTAGTTATTCCATATTATTCCCATATTTTTTTATCTCCACAATTTTAACCATAAGAtcaaaataattcttttatttgatcctctttaactaaattttaattttggattCTTGTGATATTTGACTAAAGGTATTTGATTATTAGTAGTTGACTGGTATGTGTGTTTTTTtatcctt
This window encodes:
- the LOC107012433 gene encoding putative pentatricopeptide repeat-containing protein At3g15930, with translation MNMMLSSLRGLSNLTYTLHGKGVFLLASQCPNQVFQLAHLHLSPEIHLPLQSLIEKCKSMDQLRQIQSVIIQKGLISDPKLCSNMITFCSNNESGDMKYARSVFDIMPERGVFIWNTMIKGYSRENSPRDGVSIYREMLNNNVKPDNYTFPFLLKGFTREVSLKLGKRVHAHICKFGFELNEFVHHALIHVYCLCGQVDMARGVFDLSAKSDILIWNSMISGYNRSKQFGESRKLFYAMEEKQLQPTSVTLISVISALSQLKDLDTGNRVHQYVKDYKVQSSLVLDNAIVDLYASSGKMDVALGLFQSMKHKDVISWTIIVKGFVNIGQVDVARIYFNQMPKRDNISWTAMMDGYVKENRFKDVLMLFREMQAAKIQPDEFTMVSILTTCAHLGALELGEWIKTYIDKHKINIDIHLGNAVIDMYFKCGNVEKALVMFTQMPCRDKFTWTAMIIGLASNGHEREALDMFFEMLRASETPDDVTYIGVLSACTHMGLVEEGKSFFANMASQHGIQPNVIHYGCLVDLLGRAGRLEGAYEVIMRMPVKPNSIVWGALLGACRIHKDVQMAEIAAQQLLQLEPGNGAVYVLLCNIYAACKKWDNLRETRRIMTDRGIKKTPGCSLIEMHGIVHEFVAGDQSHPQSKSIYSKLAELIGELKFSGYVPDTSEISLDIGEEEKENSINRHSEKLAIAFALINSEPGFTIRIVKNLRICTDCHHVAKLISKRYNRKLIIRDRTRFHHFVQGSCSCKDYW
- the LOC107012434 gene encoding putative cyclic nucleotide-gated ion channel 8, yielding MFGNYKSQIIGGQKEKFVRLEDANSDISFKSDMAGRTKYGFNIEGHATNPSKSIKLGVKRGSEGLVTFGRTLKSGVTRAVFPEDLRVSDKRIFDPQDKSLLFWNRLLVISCILAVSIDPLFLYLPVFKDEGKCLHIDESLATIVSWMRTAVDLFYLIRMVLQFRTAFIAPSSRVFGRGELVIDPKQIATRYLSRYFVVDFFSILPAPQIVIWRYLGGSRGSDVLITKTLLSYIILIQYIPRFLRFIPLSSDLKKTAGVFAETAWAGAAYYLLWFVLASHIFGAIWYLLAVERKDTCWNEACTENDQCKDKLSYLYCSREGNFNLTEWQNIGKSVLDEKCAEEEKFSYGIYARAVTTNVLDTEDFVIKYCFCLWWGLQNLSTLGQGLETSTYTKENLFSIILAISGLLLFALLIGNMQTYLQSLTVRLEEMRVKRRDSEQWMHHRVLPPELRERVRRYDQYKWLETRGVDEESLVQNLPKDLRRDIKRHLCLNLVRRVPLFENMDERMLDAICERLKPSLCTERTYIVREGDPVGEMMFIIRGRLESVTTDGGRSGFFNRGILKENDFCGEELLTWALDPKSGSNLPPSTRTVKALTEVEAFALEAEEVKYITSQFRRLQSRQVQHTFRFYSQQWRTWAASFIQAAWRRHTKRKIAELRQIEEMEEDGFNENDDGETEFTPMLHKSPERPY